From a region of the Pukyongiella litopenaei genome:
- the dapD gene encoding 2,3,4,5-tetrahydropyridine-2,6-dicarboxylate N-succinyltransferase translates to MSNAQLETAIEAAWEARDTISPATTGEAREAIEDTLDTLDSGRLRVAERQADGQWHVNQWAKKAVLLGFRLKDMEIQPGGPQAGGWWDKVDSKFAGWGENQWRAAGFRAVPNCVVRRSAYIAPGVVLMPSFVNLGAHVDEGTMVDTWATVGSCAQIGKNVHLSGGVGIGGVLEPMQAGPTIIEDNCFIGARSEVVEGCIVREGSVLGMGVFIGQSTKIVDRETGEVMYGEVPPYSVVVAGSMPSKNNISLYCAVIVKRVDERTRSKTGINELLRD, encoded by the coding sequence ATGTCGAACGCCCAGCTTGAAACCGCCATCGAAGCGGCATGGGAGGCCCGCGACACGATCAGCCCCGCCACCACCGGCGAGGCGCGCGAGGCGATCGAGGATACGCTCGATACGCTGGACAGCGGCAGGCTGCGGGTCGCGGAACGGCAGGCCGACGGGCAATGGCACGTCAACCAGTGGGCCAAGAAGGCCGTGCTGCTGGGGTTCCGCCTGAAGGACATGGAAATCCAGCCCGGCGGCCCGCAGGCCGGCGGCTGGTGGGACAAGGTGGACAGCAAATTCGCCGGCTGGGGTGAAAACCAGTGGCGGGCCGCGGGCTTTCGCGCGGTGCCCAACTGCGTGGTGCGCAGATCGGCCTATATCGCGCCGGGCGTGGTGCTGATGCCGTCATTCGTCAATCTCGGCGCCCATGTCGATGAGGGCACCATGGTCGACACCTGGGCGACGGTCGGATCCTGCGCCCAGATCGGCAAGAACGTGCACCTGTCGGGCGGCGTCGGCATCGGCGGCGTGCTGGAACCGATGCAGGCCGGCCCGACCATCATCGAGGACAATTGTTTCATCGGCGCGCGGTCCGAGGTGGTCGAGGGCTGCATCGTGCGCGAGGGCTCGGTCTTGGGCATGGGCGTGTTCATCGGCCAATCCACCAAGATCGTGGACCGCGAAACCGGCGAGGTCATGTATGGCGAGGTGCCGCCCTATTCCGTCGTCGTCGCCGGCTCCATGCCAAGCAAAAACAACATCAGCCTCTACTGCGCGGTGATCGTGAAGCGCGTCGACGAAAGAACCCGGTCGAAAACCGGCATCAACGAGCTTCTGCGTGACTGA
- a CDS encoding threonine/serine dehydratase encodes MIERAEIDAAAERIAQHAVRTPVMMLEHPALPGPVEMKLELAQHTGSFKARGAFNTLLSQEVPVAGVVAASGGNHGAAVAFAARALGHAAHIFVPEMAGASKIALIRETGADLTVVPGDYANALQMARDWETRSGAMQIHAYDAPATVAGQGTLAREWEDQGLRADTVLIAVGGGGLIAGAMAWLRGARKVVAVEPETSCALHAALEAGHPVDVDVSGIAANALGARRIGDICFGLARAQGIASVLVPDAAIAQAQALLWRGCRQLPEPAGATALAALLCGAYRPEPGERVAVLVCGGNVEPDPLRP; translated from the coding sequence ATGATCGAACGGGCAGAGATCGATGCGGCGGCAGAGCGCATCGCGCAACATGCGGTGCGCACCCCGGTGATGATGCTGGAACACCCCGCCCTGCCCGGCCCGGTCGAGATGAAACTGGAACTGGCCCAGCATACCGGCAGCTTCAAGGCACGCGGGGCGTTCAACACGCTGTTGTCGCAAGAGGTCCCCGTGGCCGGGGTGGTGGCGGCCAGCGGCGGCAATCACGGCGCCGCCGTGGCTTTTGCCGCGCGCGCGCTGGGCCATGCCGCGCATATCTTCGTCCCCGAAATGGCCGGTGCCTCGAAAATCGCGCTGATTCGCGAAACCGGCGCCGACCTGACCGTGGTGCCCGGCGACTATGCCAACGCGTTGCAGATGGCGCGCGACTGGGAGACCCGGAGCGGCGCGATGCAGATCCATGCCTATGATGCGCCGGCAACGGTTGCCGGACAGGGTACGCTGGCACGCGAATGGGAAGACCAGGGGCTGCGGGCCGACACCGTCCTGATCGCCGTCGGCGGCGGTGGCCTGATCGCCGGGGCGATGGCCTGGCTGCGGGGCGCGCGCAAGGTTGTGGCGGTCGAACCGGAAACCTCCTGCGCGCTGCATGCCGCGCTGGAGGCAGGCCATCCGGTCGATGTCGATGTCTCCGGCATCGCCGCCAATGCCCTCGGCGCCCGGCGGATCGGCGATATCTGTTTCGGCCTCGCCCGGGCCCAGGGCATCGCGTCGGTTTTGGTGCCGGATGCCGCCATCGCCCAGGCGCAGGCCCTGCTCTGGCGCGGGTGCCGGCAACTGCCGGAACCGGCCGGGGCAACCGCGCTGGCGGCGCTGCTCTGCGGCGCCTACCGGCCCGAACCGGGGGAACGGGTGGCGGTCCTGGTCTGCGGCGGCAATGTCGAACCGGACCCGCTGCGCCCGTGA
- a CDS encoding transporter substrate-binding domain-containing protein — MQKLFGLILGIGVLVAVLAGSARAQTLSVSTVTRPPFSQVENGVDTGFSIELLAALSEALGWQTELNRVELFSGMLTAVQDGSADMAIANISITSARESVMDFTQPIFESGLQIMVSSDSDRPIPIWRAVLSAELFRAIGIAFVLLLGGGMLMWVFERKAQPYFDRPSREAWFPSFWWALNLVVNGGFEERMPRTLLGRLLGVVLVVSSLFIVSVFVARISSVMTVEAISGSVNSVNDLYGKQVATIRDSTASAFLQRREIGFDDYETLDELLADFEAGKIDAVVFDAPVLSYYATHAGAGRAKMVGPVFRRENYGILFPTGSPLVEDVNRALLALRENGTYDDIYRKWFGRVN; from the coding sequence ATGCAGAAACTTTTCGGACTGATCCTTGGTATCGGGGTCCTGGTGGCGGTGTTGGCCGGTTCTGCCCGGGCCCAGACGCTTTCCGTGTCCACGGTAACCCGCCCGCCCTTTTCGCAGGTCGAGAACGGGGTGGATACCGGGTTCTCGATCGAGCTTCTGGCCGCGCTGTCCGAGGCGCTGGGCTGGCAAACCGAACTGAACCGGGTCGAGCTGTTTTCCGGGATGCTGACCGCGGTCCAGGATGGCAGCGCGGACATGGCGATCGCCAATATCTCGATCACGTCGGCGCGGGAATCGGTGATGGACTTTACCCAGCCGATTTTCGAATCCGGCCTGCAGATCATGGTCAGCAGCGACTCGGACCGCCCGATCCCGATCTGGCGGGCGGTGCTGTCGGCCGAACTGTTCCGGGCCATCGGCATCGCCTTTGTCCTGCTGCTGGGCGGCGGGATGCTGATGTGGGTCTTTGAACGCAAGGCGCAGCCCTATTTCGACCGGCCATCGCGCGAGGCCTGGTTCCCGTCCTTCTGGTGGGCGCTCAACCTGGTGGTCAATGGCGGGTTCGAGGAACGGATGCCGCGCACGCTGCTGGGGCGGCTGCTGGGGGTCGTGCTGGTGGTGTCGTCGCTGTTCATCGTATCGGTCTTCGTGGCGCGGATTTCATCGGTGATGACGGTCGAGGCGATCAGCGGGTCGGTCAATTCGGTCAACGATCTCTATGGCAAGCAGGTCGCGACGATCCGCGACTCGACCGCTTCCGCCTTTCTACAACGGCGCGAGATCGGGTTCGACGACTATGAAACGCTGGACGAGCTGCTGGCCGATTTCGAGGCGGGCAAGATCGACGCCGTCGTGTTCGACGCGCCGGTCCTGTCCTATTACGCGACCCATGCCGGGGCCGGGCGGGCCAAGATGGTCGGCCCGGTGTTCCGGCGCGAAAACTACGGCATCCTGTTTCCGACCGGCAGCCCGCTGGTCGAGGATGTCAACCGGGCGCTGCTGGCGCTGCGTGAAAACGGCACCTATGACGATATCTATCGCAAGTGGTTCGGCCGCGTGAACTAG
- the dapE gene encoding succinyl-diaminopimelate desuccinylase — protein sequence MTATDPARLTADLIRCPSVTPAEGGALVLLQEFLERAGFACTRVDRGGVCNLFARWGEKGHARSFGFNGHTDVVPVGDEAAWTVDPFAAEERDGRLYGRGATDMKSGVAAFAAAAVDFVRDTPPDGAVILAITGDEEGDAIDGTVALLDHMAATGEAMSVCLVGEPTCPDRMGEMIKIGRRGSLTARFTVTGVQGHSAYPHRARNPLPAMVRLMDRLASHDLDTGTDHFDASTLAVVTVDTGNPASNVIPAQCRSTVNIRFNDAHSGETLTGWLRDEAAGVAADFGVDIAVDVSISGESFLTPPGALSDLVAAAVEAETGVTPVLSTSGGTSDARFVKDHCPVVEFGLVGKTMHQVDESVEIAQIHQLKAVYARILRDYFA from the coding sequence ATGACCGCCACGGACCCCGCCCGCCTGACCGCCGACCTGATCCGCTGCCCCTCGGTCACACCTGCCGAGGGCGGGGCGCTGGTGCTGTTGCAGGAGTTCCTGGAACGGGCCGGGTTTGCCTGCACCCGCGTGGATCGCGGCGGGGTCTGCAACCTGTTCGCGCGCTGGGGCGAAAAAGGCCATGCGCGCAGTTTCGGGTTCAACGGGCATACCGATGTCGTCCCCGTGGGCGATGAAGCCGCCTGGACCGTCGACCCGTTCGCCGCCGAGGAACGCGACGGGCGGCTTTACGGGCGCGGGGCGACCGACATGAAATCGGGCGTGGCCGCTTTTGCCGCGGCGGCGGTCGATTTCGTGCGCGACACGCCCCCTGACGGCGCGGTCATCCTGGCCATCACCGGCGACGAGGAAGGCGACGCGATCGATGGCACGGTCGCGCTGCTCGATCACATGGCCGCCACCGGCGAGGCGATGTCGGTCTGCCTCGTGGGTGAACCGACCTGCCCCGACCGGATGGGCGAGATGATCAAGATCGGTCGGCGCGGTTCGCTGACCGCCCGGTTCACCGTGACCGGAGTTCAGGGCCATTCCGCCTATCCCCACCGCGCCCGCAACCCGCTGCCGGCGATGGTGCGGCTGATGGACCGGCTGGCCAGCCACGACCTGGACACCGGCACGGATCATTTCGACGCCTCGACGCTCGCGGTCGTCACCGTCGACACCGGCAACCCCGCCAGCAACGTGATCCCGGCCCAGTGCCGGTCGACCGTCAACATCCGGTTCAACGACGCCCATTCCGGCGAGACCCTGACCGGCTGGCTCCGCGACGAAGCCGCCGGCGTGGCCGCAGACTTCGGTGTCGATATCGCCGTGGACGTGTCCATCTCGGGCGAAAGTTTCCTGACCCCGCCGGGGGCGTTGTCGGACCTGGTCGCCGCCGCGGTCGAGGCGGAAACCGGGGTCACGCCGGTCCTGTCCACCTCGGGCGGCACCTCGGATGCGCGGTTCGTCAAGGATCACTGCCCGGTGGTCGAGTTCGGGCTGGTGGGAAAGACCATGCACCAGGTGGATGAAAGCGTGGAAATCGCCCAGATCCACCAGTTGAAAGCCGTCTATGCCCGCATCCTGCGGGATTACTTTGCCTGA
- the rnr gene encoding ribonuclease R, translating to MTRIPTKPEILDWIAANPTLTSKRDIAKAFGIKGAARIDLKRLLKELEAEGHLEKRKRSYRDPDRLPPVSVLQIKAPDGDGDLFARPLEWHGEGVEPLVLVIPRASDPALGEGDRILARLTPVQEADHNYEARLIRRIGTNPKRVLGVFRKGAEGGRIVPIDKSASTEWLVADAARHGAKDGELVEAEQAGPRNRLGLPKARIVNRLGDPSAPRAVSLIAIHQHGIPDDFPDAVIAEADACKPAGLKGRTDLRDLPLITIDPADARDHDDACYAQPDDDPNNPGGHVIWVAIADVAAYVRPGSALDREARNRGNSTYFPDRVVPMLPDRLSGDLCSLHEGVPRACIVARMRIDAEGMLIGHDFHRALMRSAASLHYGEVQDAVDGTPNDRTAPLLDPVLTPLFAAYDALKQARAHRQPLDLDLPERRIVLGEDGKVQSVAFRDRLDAHRLIEEFMVLANVCAAQTLIARRSPLLFRVHEEPSPEKLDALRETARAAGLTLAKGQVLQTRHLNALLNAAAGTDDAELINMSTLRSMTQAYYSPENFGHFGLALQHYAHFTSPIRRYADLVVHRALIAAHGWGGNRDGLQPDEIDRLEDTATHISDTERRSMMAERDTTDRYLAAYLSERVGNEFTGRISGIARFGAFAKLDETGADGLIPIRSLGREYFHFDREAGTLMGADTGLTIGIGQRVTVRLAQATPVTGGLELELLSVDDKTLPRGPTPARRKGGPRRGTTGARHKADKLKRKLRRRR from the coding sequence ATGACAAGGATCCCGACCAAGCCGGAAATCCTCGACTGGATCGCGGCCAACCCGACCCTGACCTCCAAACGCGACATCGCCAAGGCCTTCGGGATCAAGGGGGCCGCGCGGATCGACCTCAAGCGGCTGCTGAAGGAACTCGAGGCCGAGGGCCATCTCGAAAAGCGCAAGCGCAGCTATCGCGACCCGGACCGGCTGCCGCCGGTCAGCGTATTGCAGATCAAGGCGCCCGATGGCGATGGCGACCTGTTCGCCCGCCCGCTGGAATGGCATGGCGAAGGGGTCGAACCGCTGGTGCTGGTGATCCCGCGCGCATCCGACCCGGCCCTGGGCGAAGGCGACCGGATCCTGGCCCGGCTGACCCCGGTGCAGGAGGCCGATCATAATTACGAGGCCCGGCTGATCCGGCGCATCGGCACCAATCCCAAACGCGTGCTGGGCGTGTTCCGCAAGGGTGCCGAGGGCGGGCGTATCGTGCCGATCGACAAATCCGCCAGCACCGAATGGCTGGTGGCCGACGCCGCCCGCCACGGTGCCAAGGACGGCGAACTGGTCGAGGCCGAACAGGCCGGGCCGCGAAATCGGCTGGGCCTGCCCAAAGCCCGGATCGTCAACCGGCTGGGCGATCCCTCCGCGCCAAGGGCGGTGTCGCTGATCGCCATCCACCAGCATGGCATTCCCGACGATTTTCCCGACGCGGTCATTGCCGAGGCCGATGCCTGCAAACCCGCCGGGCTGAAGGGGCGCACCGACCTGCGCGACCTGCCGCTGATCACCATCGACCCGGCGGATGCGCGCGACCATGACGACGCCTGCTATGCCCAGCCCGATGACGACCCGAACAACCCCGGCGGGCATGTGATCTGGGTCGCGATCGCCGATGTGGCCGCCTATGTGCGCCCCGGTTCGGCGCTGGACCGCGAGGCGCGCAACCGTGGCAATTCGACCTATTTCCCCGACCGGGTGGTGCCGATGCTGCCCGACCGGCTGTCAGGCGATCTGTGTTCGCTGCACGAAGGCGTTCCGCGCGCCTGCATCGTGGCGCGGATGCGCATCGATGCCGAGGGTATGCTGATCGGTCACGATTTTCACCGCGCGCTGATGCGCTCGGCCGCCTCGCTGCATTACGGCGAGGTGCAGGACGCGGTCGACGGCACCCCCAACGACCGCACCGCGCCGCTGCTCGACCCGGTGCTGACGCCGCTGTTCGCCGCCTATGACGCCCTGAAACAGGCGCGCGCCCATCGCCAGCCGCTGGATCTGGACCTGCCCGAACGGCGGATCGTTCTGGGCGAGGACGGCAAGGTGCAGTCGGTCGCCTTCCGCGACCGGCTGGATGCGCACCGGCTGATCGAGGAATTCATGGTGCTGGCCAATGTCTGCGCCGCGCAGACGCTGATCGCCAGACGCTCGCCGCTGCTGTTCCGGGTGCACGAGGAACCGTCGCCGGAAAAGCTCGACGCGCTGCGCGAAACCGCCCGGGCGGCCGGCCTGACGCTGGCCAAGGGGCAGGTCCTGCAGACCCGGCACCTGAACGCGCTGCTGAACGCCGCCGCCGGGACCGACGATGCCGAGCTGATCAACATGTCCACCCTGCGGTCGATGACACAGGCTTATTACAGCCCCGAGAATTTCGGACATTTCGGTCTGGCGTTGCAGCATTATGCCCATTTCACCTCGCCGATCCGGCGCTATGCCGACCTGGTGGTGCACCGGGCGCTGATCGCGGCCCATGGCTGGGGCGGAAACAGGGACGGGTTGCAGCCCGACGAGATCGACCGGCTGGAGGACACCGCCACCCATATCTCGGATACCGAACGCCGGTCGATGATGGCCGAACGCGACACCACCGACCGCTATCTCGCCGCCTACCTGTCGGAACGGGTGGGCAACGAATTTACCGGTCGGATCAGCGGCATCGCCCGCTTCGGCGCCTTTGCCAAGCTCGACGAGACCGGCGCCGACGGGCTGATCCCGATCCGGTCGCTGGGGCGCGAATATTTCCATTTCGACCGCGAGGCCGGCACGCTGATGGGGGCCGATACCGGGCTGACCATCGGCATCGGCCAGCGGGTCACCGTGCGGCTGGCGCAGGCGACGCCGGTGACAGGCGGGCTCGAACTGGAGCTGCTGTCGGTTGACGACAAGACGCTGCCGCGCGGCCCGACACCGGCCCGGCGGAAAGGAGGCCCGCGACGCGGCACCACCGGCGCCAGGCACAAGGCCGACAAGCTGAAGCGCAAGCTCAGGCGGCGGCGGTAA